From the Macaca thibetana thibetana isolate TM-01 chromosome 12, ASM2454274v1, whole genome shotgun sequence genome, one window contains:
- the KCNE4 gene encoding potassium voltage-gated channel subfamily E member 4 produces the protein MLKMEPLNSTHPGTAASSSPLESRAPGGGNGNGNEYFYILVVMSFYGIFLIGIMLGYMKSKRREKKSSLLLLYKDEERLWGEAMKPLPVVSGLRSVQVPLMLNMLQESVAPALSCTLCSMEGDSVSSESSFPDVHLTIQEEGADDELEETSETPLNESSEGSSENIHQNS, from the coding sequence ATGCTGAAGATGGAGCCTCTGAACAGCACGCACCCCGGCACCGCAGCCTCCAGCAGCCCCCTGGAGTCCCGTGCGCCCGGCGGCGGCAACGGCAACGGCAACGAGTACTTCTACATTCTGGTTGTCATGTCCTTCTATGGCATTTTCTTGATCGGAATCATGCTGGGCTACATGAAATCCAAGAGGCGAGAGAAGAAGTCCAGCCTCCTGCTGCTGTACAAAGACGAGGAGCGGCTCTGGGGGGAGGCCATGAAGCCGCTGCCCGTAGTGTCAGGCCTGAGGTCGGTGCAGGTGCCCCTGATGCTGAACATGCTGCAGGAGAGCGTGGCGCCCGCGCTGTCCTGCACCCTCTGCTCCATGGAAGGGGACAGCGTGAGCTCCGAGTCCTCCTTCCCGGACGTGCACCTCACTATTCAGGAGGAGGGGGCAGACGATGAGCTGGAGGAGACCTCGGAGACGCCCCTCAACGAAAGCAGTGAAGGGTCCTCGGAGAACATCCATCAGAATTCCTAG